In the Ferribacterium limneticum genome, AACTTGCCTATCGACAAACTGTTCAATTGCGTCTTTGCCCAGTTCAACGGCATTGAGGGCTTCCAGCTCAACATCAACGCCCTCTACGATTTCATCTACGACCGCCTCGCCGGCAACCTGCGTGAGCAGGGTTACACGGCACAGGAAGTTGATGCCGTAGTCTCGCCACAACCCAAACGTCTGGGCGACATTCCAAAGCGCTTGGCTGCCGTACGCGCCTTTGCCGCGCTGCCGGAAGCCGCCGCGCTGGCCGCCGCCAACAAGCGGGTTAGTAACATCCTGAAAAAACTCCCCATTTGGCCGCAAGCAGACATCGATAATGCATTGCTCGTTGAAGCTGCCGAAATATCCTTGTATGCCGCACTATCGAACGTCGTCCCGCAAGCAGACATCGCCTTCAACACCGGCGACTACACCGAGTCGCTGCAGGCTCTGGCCGCGCTGCGGGCGCCGGTCGATGCCTTCTTCGATGACGTGATGGTCAATGCCGAAGACCCGGCCCTGCGCGCCAACCGTCTCGGCCTGCTCGCCAAGCTGCATGCGGCGATGAACCAGATCGCCGATATCTCCAAGCTGTCCGCCTAAAAGCAGGAAGGCCGCCATGCCCACAAAACTCGTCATCCTCGACCGCGACGGCGTCATCAATTTCGACTCGGCCCAGTTCATCAAGAACCCGGCCGAGTGGAAGCCGATTCCCGGCAGCCTGGAAGCCATCGCCCGCCTCAGCCAGAGCGGCTACAAGGTGGTCGTGGCAACCAACCAGTCGGGGGTTGGGCGGGGTTTGTTCGACATGGAAACGCTGAACCAGATCCACACCAAGATGCACAAGGCCGTGGTGGCGCTGGGCGGGCGGATCGATGCCATTTTCTTCTGCCCGCACGCCGCCGATTCGCAGTGCGATTGCCGCAAGCCGAAACCCGGCATGTTCAAGCGCATCTCCGAAACGCTGAATATCGACCTCAAGGGCGTCCCCGCCGTCGGCGACTCGCTGCGCGACCTGCAGGCCTGCGCCGCAGCCGGTTGCCTGCCGATGCTGGTACTGACCGGCAAGGGCGAGAAGACCAAGGCGGATGGCGACCTACCGGAAGGCACGCTGGAATTCCGCGATCTCTCCGCCGCCGTCGATGCCATCCTCAAGGAAACCACGGCATGAAGACCCTGCGTTCCAGCGTCTTCATGGCCTATGCCATCGTCTGGTCGATCCTGACCGCACCGCTCGTCGTCATCGCTGCACTGGCCCTGCGCGGCCTGTGGGGCTACCGCTTCGGCAAGCTGTGGCGCCTCGGCATCCAGTTCGGCGTCGAGAATATCCTCGGCATCCGCCCCAAGGTCATCGGCCTCGAAAACATGCCGCAGGAGCCCTGCGTCATTCTCGCCAAGCATCAGTCCGCCTGGGAAACGATGACGCTGCAGGACACCGTGCCGAACGGCGCCTACTGCGTTTTCGTGCTAAAGAAGGAATTGCTCAAGGTGCCACTGGTCGGCTGGGGTCTGGCTGCGATGAAGATGATCTCCATCGACCGCACCGCCGGCAAGGATGCGCTGGACCAGGTCGTCATCCAGGGGCGCGAACGCCTCAAGCAAGGCTTCTATGTCATCCTCTTCCCGGAAGGCACGCGTGTCGCGCCGGGCCAGAAGAAACGCTACAAGCCGGGCGGCGCCTATCTTGCCACCCGCGTTGGCTGCAAGGTCGTGCCGATTGCCCACGATGCCGGCGAACTCTGGCCGCGTCAGGCCTTCCTGAAAACGCCAGGCACCGTCACCGTCAGCATCGGCCCGGCCTTCGACGCCACCGGCATGACCGAGGCCGAGGTCAACCAGAAGGCCGAAGCCTGGATCGAAGAAGAGATGCACCGCATTTCGCCGCACCGTTACTCGGATGCCCAGCACAACGCCACCTGAAACGAGCCACCGCATCGCCATTGGCGGTGCGGACGTATCGTATCAACTGCGGCGCAGCCAGCGGCGCACCATCGGCCTGAGCATCGACCACCGCGGCCTGCGGGTCGGCGCCCCGACCAGGGCCCGGATCGGCGATATTGAAAAACTGATTCACCAGCACGGCGACTGGGTGCTCGACAAACTGGCCGCGTGGCGCGACCGCCCGGCGCCCGGCAAACTGGAAATCACCGACGGCACGATCATTCCCCTCCTCGGCGAGCCGCTGACCATTGCGCTGACCAGCGTTGGTCGCTCCCGCTGGCAGTTCGGCCCCGGCACCCTCTACCTCCATCCGGTCAATGCCGGTGCCACCAAGGCTTTACTCGAAAAGGCCCTGCGCGAGAAAGCGCGTGCCGTCTTTGCCGAGCGCCTGCAAATCCACGCCCCCCGGCTCGGTGTCGCAACGCCGCCCTTGCGGCTTTCCTCGGCCCGTACTCGCTGGGGCAGTTGCAACCACCGAGGCGACATTGCGCTGAACTGGCGGCTCGTCTTCATGCCGCTGCCGGTGATCGATTACGTCGTCTGCCATGAATTGGCGCACCTCAAGGAAATGAACCACAGCCCGCGTTTCTGGTCTGTGGTGGAACAACTCTGCCCGGACTGGAAAGCGCGCCGCCTCGAACTGCGCCAGCAGGCAAAGCTGGTGGCCAGTTATTAGTCGCCAGTCTTTAGCCAAACCACCGGGCACCACGGCGTCCCAAACTTCGCTAACATCTGACGACCACCTACTACCGACCAAAAAACCATGCGCATTCTGCACACCATGATCCGCGTCGGCGACCTCGACAAATCGATCGCCTTCTACACCGAAATCCTCGGCATGCAACTGATTCGCCGCCAGGACTATCCGGAAGGCCGCTTCACGCTGGCCTTCGTCGGTTACGGCCCCGAAGACAAGGAAGCCGTGCTCGAACTGACCCACAACTGGGATACGCCATCCTACGAACTTGGTAACGGCTTCGGCCATGTCGCCCTTGCGGTGCCCGATGCCGCCGCGGCCTGCGCCGGGATCAAGGCCCGTGGCGGCAAGGTGGTCCGGGAGGCCGGGCCGATGAAACATGGCAGCACGATCATCGCCTTCGTCGAAGACCCGGACGGCTACAAGATCGAGCTCATACAAGCGAAATCGGTCTCCTGACCGACAAGGCGCCGCTTCAAGCGAATGCTGTTCAGTTAGTGGAAAACCTCTGGGGTTTGTCGTTCCCGCGGCCTCGACACACCTGGGACTCCGCTTCGCGGCGGGCGAAGCGGGAACCCAGCAAATGTGTGATGCCTGGATTCCCGCCTGCGCGGGAATGACGCTTAACTGAACCGTATTGACCGCCTCAAGCACCTGTTTGCCAGCACCGCGGCCAAGCTGCGGCGCCTGCCTCAGCCATCGACAGCAAGACCGGGGACCGATTGCCCCTTGCCATCCCCGTCGAGCGCCAGACAGCAATACAGCCAGCGATGTCACGCAACTGAAACATGATCGTCATCGTGTCGGCGTATCGTCAGTCTACCGGCCAATCCATCACGGCCGGTTGAAATGCGGAAATCCTCCGCATGCGAAGGGACTGAACGATGGCCACAAATTCGCGCAAGAATTCCGGTGTTCGGCCTACGGGAGAACGCCGCCAGAACGCTCACAGCATCGACGCCTATAGTCACCTCAAGGAGATGGGCGAGGGAATTGCGGGCACCCTCGACCCCTTCGGCATGAGCCACCCCATCCTGCATGCGCAGGCCGCCTGGCTGCTCCACCCGCTTGAGCTCGGCCAGCATCTGGCACAACTGTCATCCGACCTTTGGCTCTTGCAACAGCACACGCTGAAGCGCGTCGCCGGCCAGGCGAATCCCGACCCGGTCAGCCCACAAGCCGATGATTCCCGTTTTGCCGATCCGGTGTGGACCGAATCGCCGACCTGGGACGTGGTGAAGGAGTGGTACCTCGCCCTGACCCACCATATGCAGGACATGCTCTACGACACGCCGGGACTCTCCAGCGGCGAGCGCCGGCGCGCCGCATTCTGGTGGCGCAAATGGCTGAACGCCGTGGCGCCGACCAATTACCTCTGGCTCAACCCGGTAGCCTTGCGCAAAGCGGTCGAAACGCACGGCGAGAGCCTGTGGCACGGATGGCGCAACATGCTGGACGATGTCGAGGCCGGCAATGTCCGTATGACCAACCCGGATGATTTCAAGGTCGGTGAAAATCTGGCCACCACGCCAGGCAGCGTCGTGCATCGGAATCGCCTGCTCGAGGTGATCCATTACGCGCCGACCCAGCCCAGGGTTCACGCCGAGCCAATCGTCATCATCACGCCGTGGATCAACAAGTTCTATGTGCTCGATCTGGTGCCGAAGAAAAGTATGGTCCGCTTCCTTCTCGATCAAGGCTTCGATGTCTTCATCACCAGCTGGAAAAATCCGGATGCCGGGATGCGCGACGTCAGCTTCGATGACTACCTGCTGGAAGGCATCGATACCATCGTTCAAGTCGCCAAGGAAATCAGCGGTGCGGCGCAGGTGCATGCCGCCGGCTACTGCATCGGCGGAACGGCGCTGGCGATATACATGGCCTGGGCCAATCGCCATTACAAAGAGGCCATGCCGGTTGCCGATTGGACCCTGTTTACCACCCTGGTCGATTTCAGGCGGCCGGGCGATATCGAAGTCTTTATCGACGAACACAGCATCGAGTACCTGATCGAGCAGATGGCCCAGAAGGGCTACCTGGACGGCCGGGAAATGGCCGCATCATTCCGTCTGCTGCGCTCCAACAGCCTGATCTGGCATTACGTCGTGCACGGCTGGCTGTATGGCGAGGCGCCATCATCCTTCGACGTGCTCTTCTGGAACATGGACACGACACGCATGCCCTACGCAATGCATGCCTGGTACCTGCGCGAGCTTTATCTCAAGAACCGGCTGATTCAGGGTGGAAGCCTGACCGTCGCCGGCGAGCCGATCGATCTGTCGGCGATCTCCCAGCCGCTCTATGCCGTTGCGGCCGAAGACGATCACATCGCCCCCTGGATGCAGGCATTCCGAACCATGAACCTGATCCCGGGCGAACGACGTTTCGTGCTGTCGAGTTCCGGTCACATTCTCGGCATTGTCAATCCGCCAACGCGGCCGGCCAAGCGGACCTACTGGGCCGGCCCGGCCCATCGCAAAGCCGATACGCCCAGTGCCTGGCGTGAGACGG is a window encoding:
- the gmhB gene encoding D-glycero-beta-D-manno-heptose 1,7-bisphosphate 7-phosphatase, producing MPTKLVILDRDGVINFDSAQFIKNPAEWKPIPGSLEAIARLSQSGYKVVVATNQSGVGRGLFDMETLNQIHTKMHKAVVALGGRIDAIFFCPHAADSQCDCRKPKPGMFKRISETLNIDLKGVPAVGDSLRDLQACAAAGCLPMLVLTGKGEKTKADGDLPEGTLEFRDLSAAVDAILKETTA
- a CDS encoding lysophospholipid acyltransferase family protein, whose product is MKTLRSSVFMAYAIVWSILTAPLVVIAALALRGLWGYRFGKLWRLGIQFGVENILGIRPKVIGLENMPQEPCVILAKHQSAWETMTLQDTVPNGAYCVFVLKKELLKVPLVGWGLAAMKMISIDRTAGKDALDQVVIQGRERLKQGFYVILFPEGTRVAPGQKKRYKPGGAYLATRVGCKVVPIAHDAGELWPRQAFLKTPGTVTVSIGPAFDATGMTEAEVNQKAEAWIEEEMHRISPHRYSDAQHNAT
- a CDS encoding M48 family metallopeptidase; amino-acid sequence: MPSTTPPETSHRIAIGGADVSYQLRRSQRRTIGLSIDHRGLRVGAPTRARIGDIEKLIHQHGDWVLDKLAAWRDRPAPGKLEITDGTIIPLLGEPLTIALTSVGRSRWQFGPGTLYLHPVNAGATKALLEKALREKARAVFAERLQIHAPRLGVATPPLRLSSARTRWGSCNHRGDIALNWRLVFMPLPVIDYVVCHELAHLKEMNHSPRFWSVVEQLCPDWKARRLELRQQAKLVASY
- the gloA gene encoding lactoylglutathione lyase; translation: MRILHTMIRVGDLDKSIAFYTEILGMQLIRRQDYPEGRFTLAFVGYGPEDKEAVLELTHNWDTPSYELGNGFGHVALAVPDAAAACAGIKARGGKVVREAGPMKHGSTIIAFVEDPDGYKIELIQAKSVS
- a CDS encoding PHA/PHB synthase family protein; protein product: MGEGIAGTLDPFGMSHPILHAQAAWLLHPLELGQHLAQLSSDLWLLQQHTLKRVAGQANPDPVSPQADDSRFADPVWTESPTWDVVKEWYLALTHHMQDMLYDTPGLSSGERRRAAFWWRKWLNAVAPTNYLWLNPVALRKAVETHGESLWHGWRNMLDDVEAGNVRMTNPDDFKVGENLATTPGSVVHRNRLLEVIHYAPTQPRVHAEPIVIITPWINKFYVLDLVPKKSMVRFLLDQGFDVFITSWKNPDAGMRDVSFDDYLLEGIDTIVQVAKEISGAAQVHAAGYCIGGTALAIYMAWANRHYKEAMPVADWTLFTTLVDFRRPGDIEVFIDEHSIEYLIEQMAQKGYLDGREMAASFRLLRSNSLIWHYVVHGWLYGEAPSSFDVLFWNMDTTRMPYAMHAWYLRELYLKNRLIQGGSLTVAGEPIDLSAISQPLYAVAAEDDHIAPWMQAFRTMNLIPGERRFVLSSSGHILGIVNPPTRPAKRTYWAGPAHRKADTPSAWRETAHEHQGSWWADWMQWLKPRAGDLVPARPAHDERHPELAPAPGTYVLES